The following are encoded in a window of Pirellulales bacterium genomic DNA:
- a CDS encoding aldose 1-epimerase, producing the protein MSIDYISIRDEESGSEARIAPAMGFNCFSFRAMLAGDSHETLWSHPDFLSGEQKPSRSGIPILFPFAGRIRGTHFDFQGRRYALEVGDDFGNAIHGFVLNRPWRVIQQGADEATAEFQAALDAPDTLDRWPSDYRIRATYRVAGARLESSFEFTNTGERPLPYWFGTHPYFRLPLAVGADRGACLTQVPAAEYWELAGMLPTGRELPVDASRDLRAGARFGELKIDDVLCGLDFERGQCAASVIDHQARRRLTIRFGQEFCACVVFTPPHGEAVCIEPYTSVSNAFELEAQGHKTGLTILAPGQSRTASIDMELASATH; encoded by the coding sequence ATGTCGATCGACTACATTTCCATTCGAGACGAAGAGTCCGGCAGCGAGGCGCGCATCGCCCCGGCGATGGGATTCAATTGCTTTAGTTTTCGCGCGATGCTGGCAGGCGACAGTCACGAAACGCTCTGGTCGCATCCCGATTTTTTGTCTGGTGAGCAGAAGCCGTCGCGCAGCGGCATCCCGATCTTGTTCCCCTTTGCCGGACGGATTCGCGGCACGCATTTCGACTTTCAAGGCCGGCGCTACGCGCTGGAGGTGGGAGACGATTTTGGCAACGCGATTCACGGGTTTGTCCTCAATCGGCCGTGGCGAGTGATCCAGCAAGGCGCAGACGAAGCGACCGCGGAGTTTCAGGCGGCGCTCGACGCGCCTGACACGCTCGACCGCTGGCCCAGCGACTATCGAATTCGCGCCACCTATCGAGTCGCCGGCGCGCGGTTGGAGTCGAGTTTTGAATTCACCAATACCGGCGAGCGCCCACTGCCGTACTGGTTTGGCACGCATCCCTACTTTCGCCTGCCGCTGGCCGTCGGCGCCGATCGTGGCGCTTGTCTCACGCAGGTGCCCGCGGCCGAATATTGGGAATTGGCGGGCATGTTGCCCACGGGCCGCGAGCTGCCGGTCGACGCGTCGCGCGACCTGCGCGCCGGAGCGCGGTTTGGCGAATTGAAGATTGACGATGTGCTGTGCGGACTCGATTTCGAGCGCGGCCAGTGCGCGGCAAGCGTGATCGATCATCAGGCTCGCCGCCGGCTGACGATTCGCTTTGGACAGGAGTTCTGCGCGTGTGTGGTGTTCACGCCGCCACATGGCGAGGCGGTGTGCATCGAGCCATACACGTCGGTCTCAAACGCCTTTGAACTGGAGGCCCAGGGGCACAAGACCGGGTTAACAATCCTGGCCCCTGGTCAGTCGCGCACGGCGAGCATCGACATGGAACTGGCAAGCGCCACTCACTAG
- a CDS encoding peptidylprolyl isomerase, translating to MSRWSWLVIALAALIASPALATTVHIETNLNVPGVGNSFDILLYDDVAPITVDNFLNYITSGRYNNSFFHRSVNNFVVQGGGFTWDGSKVVPLTTDPPIQNEYQLSNVRGTIAMAQTAGNINSATSQFFFNTVDNTGSLDPQKFTVFGQVLGAGMDVIDAIAGLKIFNAGGPPFNELPLQDYDAKNNIATENLVIMTSVTVVPVPEPQTLALAATGGVALLGLASRWRRKRAKQSS from the coding sequence ATGTCTCGTTGGTCTTGGCTCGTTATTGCGCTGGCGGCATTGATCGCCTCGCCCGCGTTGGCCACCACGGTTCATATCGAAACCAATCTGAACGTGCCCGGCGTTGGCAATTCGTTCGACATTTTGCTCTACGACGACGTAGCGCCGATCACCGTGGACAACTTTTTGAACTACATCACCTCGGGCCGCTACAACAACAGTTTCTTCCATCGCTCGGTGAACAACTTCGTCGTGCAAGGGGGGGGCTTCACTTGGGATGGCTCGAAGGTGGTTCCACTGACGACCGACCCGCCGATTCAAAATGAGTATCAACTGTCGAACGTGCGCGGCACGATCGCCATGGCGCAAACGGCCGGCAACATCAACAGCGCCACCAGCCAGTTCTTCTTTAATACGGTCGACAACACCGGCTCGCTCGATCCGCAGAAGTTCACCGTGTTTGGACAGGTGCTCGGCGCCGGCATGGATGTGATCGACGCCATCGCGGGACTGAAGATTTTCAACGCGGGGGGGCCGCCCTTCAACGAACTGCCGCTGCAGGACTACGACGCGAAAAACAACATCGCCACCGAGAACCTGGTGATCATGACCAGCGTGACCGTGGTTCCGGTGCCGGAGCCGCAGACCCTGGCGCTGGCGGCCACTGGCGGAGTCGCTCTGTTGGGTCTGGCGTCGCGCTGGCGCCGCAAGCGTGCCAAGCAGAGCAGCTAG
- a CDS encoding thioredoxin family protein, with protein sequence MILSKRIVCLTLLFVGLAASSALAAGAATQSWHTDYTKAVQSAKEQGKYLFIFFHETGNSAVRDAFESRVLAQSEVQARLAGFERVRLPLDASIYIGGKLTRLLDHPSFSEMQRQQGIAILDFAAPGSAHYGLVVNMFPFRPGRYYGVPAVKTILALPSGTLTQRTMIYAVRMHPEHPASTRGEFSPILANEAESHSHHQANIRVQGHHQWGYRFQRILGRLRYRFGGGGGDSGPTEVVAESWPGKTLVDAAVDCVDSWRQSSGHWDAVRSDHGAYAYDMKRGSNGIWYATGIFAGYRHR encoded by the coding sequence ATGATTTTGTCGAAACGGATTGTGTGCCTCACGCTGCTATTTGTTGGTCTTGCCGCTAGCTCGGCGCTGGCGGCCGGCGCCGCGACGCAGAGTTGGCACACCGACTACACCAAAGCGGTGCAGTCGGCCAAAGAGCAAGGGAAGTACCTGTTCATCTTTTTTCACGAGACGGGCAACAGCGCTGTGCGCGACGCGTTTGAAAGCCGCGTGCTTGCGCAGTCCGAGGTGCAAGCTCGACTCGCTGGTTTCGAGCGCGTGCGATTGCCGCTTGACGCTTCGATCTACATCGGCGGCAAGCTCACACGGTTGCTCGATCACCCTTCGTTCTCCGAGATGCAGCGCCAGCAAGGGATCGCCATTCTCGATTTCGCCGCGCCCGGCAGCGCGCATTACGGATTGGTGGTGAACATGTTTCCGTTTCGACCGGGGCGCTACTACGGCGTGCCGGCCGTCAAGACGATTCTCGCTCTGCCATCCGGCACGTTGACGCAACGCACCATGATCTACGCCGTGCGCATGCACCCCGAACATCCGGCGAGCACTCGCGGCGAGTTTAGTCCGATTTTGGCCAATGAGGCCGAGAGCCACTCGCACCATCAAGCGAACATTCGCGTGCAAGGGCATCACCAATGGGGCTACCGCTTTCAGCGCATCTTGGGGCGATTGCGCTATCGATTTGGTGGTGGCGGTGGCGACAGCGGCCCCACCGAGGTCGTCGCCGAGAGTTGGCCCGGCAAGACGCTGGTCGACGCGGCGGTCGATTGCGTCGATAGCTGGCGTCAGTCGTCTGGTCATTGGGACGCCGTTCGTTCCGATCATGGCGCGTATGCCTACGACATGAAGCGCGGCAGCAACGGCATCTGGTACGCCACCGGCATCTTTGCCGGGTACCGGCATCGCTAG
- a CDS encoding TolC family protein, with product MNRQLHKIWAVLTCAMMVATGCTPSQPFYFFEDGDLSHYRGVATEIEYADVETQRLADVDGALAPFSLKNSQPREIWDLTLQEAVKVTLQNSRVMRTIGGQVVQPPALLSQAPDSFPTVYDPAIAESNPRIGVEAALAAFDAQLASSMMWAKNDRPVNVTGFFGQAIFAPVFEQDLGQNTTQISKTTATGGQFFMRSNTFYEYNNNPTRQFPSDWNQNIEAEFRHPLLQGAGVQFNRIAGPNAQPGFFFANGVILARINHDISLADFEIGVRTMIRDLETAYWELYFNYRNLDALIAGRDSALQTWRRVYALYIVSAVGGEAEKEAQAREQYFLFRAQVENALSQLYSTENRVRYIMGLASTDGRLIRPSDEPTIARLNLDWYETHAESLARSTELRRQKWRVKQREMELIATKNFLLPRLDANGRYRWLGWGDDWWYANRTGAPFSNAMQTLTRGTFQEWQLGLTFQMNIGFRKELAAVRNMQLLLTRERAVLQDEELEVSHQLSDAMRNVDRYYGLSQTNFNRRVAAERNVEAVKAAYETGTVTLDLVLDAQRRLADAESSYYRSLVDYMLAIRDVHLRKGSLLEYNGVFLNEGPWPAKAYYDALKRARERDAAMFIDYGFTQPRVMSRGRYQQHIHGYDAAGGTILTAPAPAEVEEVPAGAPRPTGEISPTATGANMPAPAAGPNAPFAVPTAPKFGAAPRPMQGMADWPAPATGGRLAPPGVRPVQYQAAQAPRASVVGVRPQ from the coding sequence ATGAATCGGCAACTACATAAGATTTGGGCGGTCCTGACCTGCGCCATGATGGTGGCCACCGGCTGCACGCCGTCGCAGCCGTTCTACTTCTTTGAAGATGGCGACCTGTCGCACTACCGGGGTGTGGCGACCGAGATCGAATACGCCGACGTCGAAACGCAGCGCCTGGCCGATGTCGATGGGGCGCTGGCGCCCTTCTCGCTGAAGAACTCGCAGCCGCGCGAGATTTGGGACCTCACCTTGCAAGAGGCCGTCAAGGTCACGCTGCAAAACTCCCGCGTCATGCGCACCATCGGCGGCCAGGTGGTGCAACCGCCGGCCCTGCTGAGCCAGGCGCCCGACAGCTTCCCCACCGTGTACGATCCGGCCATCGCCGAGTCGAACCCGCGCATCGGCGTGGAGGCCGCCCTGGCCGCGTTCGACGCGCAGTTGGCCAGCAGCATGATGTGGGCCAAGAACGACCGACCGGTGAACGTGACCGGCTTCTTCGGTCAGGCGATCTTCGCGCCAGTCTTCGAACAAGACCTGGGGCAGAACACCACGCAAATCAGCAAGACGACTGCCACGGGCGGTCAGTTCTTCATGCGGTCGAACACCTTCTATGAATACAACAACAACCCCACCCGTCAGTTCCCCAGCGACTGGAACCAGAACATCGAGGCCGAGTTCCGTCATCCGTTGTTGCAAGGGGCCGGCGTGCAGTTCAATCGCATCGCGGGGCCCAACGCCCAGCCGGGCTTCTTCTTCGCCAACGGCGTGATCCTGGCGCGCATCAATCACGACATCTCGCTGGCCGACTTCGAGATTGGCGTGCGCACGATGATCCGCGACTTGGAAACCGCCTACTGGGAGCTGTACTTCAACTATCGCAACCTCGACGCTTTGATCGCCGGACGCGACAGTGCCCTGCAAACTTGGCGGCGCGTCTATGCCTTGTACATCGTTAGCGCCGTCGGCGGCGAGGCGGAGAAAGAGGCCCAGGCACGCGAGCAGTATTTTCTGTTCCGTGCCCAGGTCGAGAACGCGCTCAGCCAGCTTTACTCCACCGAGAACCGCGTGCGTTACATCATGGGCCTGGCCTCAACCGACGGCCGGCTGATTCGCCCATCGGACGAGCCAACCATCGCCCGACTCAATCTCGACTGGTATGAGACGCATGCGGAGTCGCTCGCCCGCTCGACCGAACTGCGACGCCAGAAGTGGCGCGTCAAGCAGCGCGAGATGGAGTTGATCGCCACCAAGAACTTCCTCTTGCCGCGTTTGGACGCCAACGGCCGCTATCGCTGGCTGGGCTGGGGCGACGATTGGTGGTACGCCAACCGCACCGGCGCGCCGTTCTCCAACGCCATGCAAACCCTCACTCGCGGCACGTTCCAAGAGTGGCAACTGGGCCTCACCTTCCAGATGAACATTGGCTTCCGCAAAGAGTTGGCGGCGGTGCGCAACATGCAACTGTTGCTCACTCGCGAACGGGCCGTGCTGCAGGACGAAGAGTTGGAAGTCTCGCATCAATTGAGCGACGCGATGCGCAACGTCGATCGCTACTATGGCCTGAGCCAAACCAACTTCAACCGCCGCGTGGCCGCCGAGCGCAACGTGGAGGCGGTCAAGGCCGCCTACGAAACCGGCACCGTCACGCTCGACCTGGTGCTCGACGCCCAACGCCGCCTGGCCGACGCCGAGAGCAGCTACTACCGTTCGCTGGTCGATTACATGTTGGCCATCCGCGATGTGCACCTGCGCAAGGGCTCGCTGCTGGAATACAACGGCGTGTTCTTGAACGAAGGCCCCTGGCCGGCCAAGGCCTACTACGACGCCCTCAAGCGGGCTCGCGAACGCGACGCCGCCATGTTCATCGACTACGGCTTCACGCAGCCTCGCGTGATGAGCCGCGGACGCTACCAGCAGCACATTCACGGCTACGACGCGGCGGGCGGAACCATCCTCACCGCGCCGGCCCCGGCCGAAGTCGAGGAAGTGCCAGCGGGCGCGCCGCGACCGACGGGCGAGATTTCGCCCACGGCCACCGGCGCCAACATGCCCGCCCCGGCCGCGGGACCCAATGCCCCCTTCGCGGTGCCGACGGCGCCCAAGTTCGGCGCCGCGCCGCGCCCCATGCAAGGCATGGCCGACTGGCCGGCGCCGGCGACCGGCGGACGCCTCGCTCCTCCCGGCGTGCGGCCGGTGCAGTATCAAGCCGCGCAGGCGCCGCGGGCCTCGGTGGTTGGCGTGCGTCCACAGTAG
- a CDS encoding PEP-CTERM sorting domain-containing protein, with amino-acid sequence MRFSSISLGAFLFALAISGWAPPADAGIVSFFTPAGATTGGQTVSAKATFTTSADTVVVLLENLEADPTSVVQNLSGLQFTISTGQNSGSITTSAGLDRTIAKAGTYVDGAVGDTGWDLSTAGSDLFLNVLGTKIGPAHLIIGPPGGPTYANANGSIAGNGPHNPFLAESATFTLKVTGVTAASSISAVTFAYGTTEGANLVTGIVPEPNTLALAAVGLLGLALAGRRRVRRC; translated from the coding sequence ATGCGATTCAGCAGCATTTCTCTTGGGGCTTTTCTGTTCGCCCTCGCGATCAGCGGATGGGCGCCACCAGCCGACGCGGGCATCGTCTCTTTTTTTACGCCCGCGGGCGCCACGACCGGCGGACAGACGGTCAGCGCCAAGGCGACCTTCACCACGTCGGCCGACACCGTAGTCGTGCTGTTGGAGAATTTGGAGGCCGACCCCACCTCGGTGGTGCAAAACCTGAGCGGCTTGCAGTTCACCATTAGCACCGGTCAGAACAGTGGTTCAATCACCACGAGCGCAGGCCTCGACCGCACCATCGCCAAGGCCGGCACGTACGTCGATGGCGCCGTCGGCGACACCGGTTGGGATCTGTCGACTGCCGGCTCCGATCTGTTTCTCAACGTGCTCGGGACAAAGATCGGTCCGGCGCACCTCATTATCGGTCCACCCGGCGGTCCCACGTACGCAAACGCCAATGGCTCGATCGCCGGCAACGGGCCACACAATCCGTTTCTTGCGGAATCCGCCACCTTCACGTTGAAAGTGACCGGTGTGACGGCGGCTTCGTCGATCTCGGCCGTGACCTTCGCCTATGGCACGACAGAAGGCGCCAACCTGGTGACGGGCATTGTGCCCGAGCCAAACACGCTGGCGCTGGCCGCTGTCGGACTATTGGGACTGGCGCTTGCTGGTCGCCGCCGCGTGCGACGGTGCTAG
- a CDS encoding 3-isopropylmalate dehydratase large subunit (dehydratase component, catalyzes the isomerization between 2-isopropylmalate and 3-isopropylmalate) → MFEKIWDEHVVHAAKGEQTILYIDLHLVHEVTSAQAFEGLRLAGRRVRRPERTIATPDHNVPTTDRRLPIADPISKQQIDTLRNNCREFGVRLYDLNDAEQGIVHVIGPEQGYTQPGMTIVCGDSHTATHGAFGALAFGIGTSEVEHVLATQTLLQSKPKTMELRVDGKLPPGVTAKDLILYLIGQITTDGGTGYVIEYAGEAIRALSMEERMTVANMSIEAGARAGMIAPDDTTFAYLRG, encoded by the coding sequence ATGTTCGAGAAGATCTGGGACGAGCATGTCGTCCATGCCGCGAAAGGAGAGCAGACGATCCTGTACATCGATCTGCACCTGGTGCATGAGGTGACGAGCGCTCAGGCGTTCGAGGGATTGCGACTGGCGGGGCGCCGCGTGCGCCGCCCGGAGCGGACCATCGCCACGCCCGACCACAACGTGCCAACCACCGATCGCCGGCTGCCGATTGCCGATCCAATCTCGAAGCAGCAGATCGACACGCTCCGCAACAACTGCCGCGAGTTCGGCGTTCGCCTGTACGATCTGAACGACGCCGAACAAGGAATCGTCCACGTCATTGGACCCGAGCAGGGCTATACGCAGCCGGGCATGACCATCGTTTGCGGCGACAGCCACACCGCCACACACGGCGCCTTTGGCGCGTTGGCGTTTGGCATCGGCACCAGCGAAGTGGAGCACGTGCTGGCCACGCAAACGTTGCTGCAATCCAAGCCCAAGACGATGGAACTGCGCGTCGATGGCAAGTTGCCGCCGGGTGTCACCGCCAAGGACTTGATCTTGTACTTGATCGGGCAGATCACCACCGACGGCGGCACCGGCTACGTGATCGAATACGCCGGCGAGGCGATTCGCGCCCTGTCGATGGAAGAGCGGATGACGGTGGCCAACATGTCGATCGAGGCGGGCGCGCGGGCAGGCATGATCGCCCCCGACGACACGACCTTCGCCTATCTGCGGGGC